Proteins co-encoded in one Aethina tumida isolate Nest 87 chromosome 7, icAetTumi1.1, whole genome shotgun sequence genomic window:
- the LOC109605029 gene encoding ribosomal oxygenase 1, protein MAENGAAPLSAFAVYKQQQQQQQQNKSSPKPKKRKQKEVTVTSVRKKKVPKPSVTSDDDEEIPQLVEIPVKMKPGPSANHVNNENKSKPKGVLKLNTEQNTKVKQSKKASKKTLKKKIKLKVSKVNGHKSSPEKPLDCLTESAKLFRWFINPIPPDVFFNEFWEKEAIFIERGAKNYYTHLLTTERLDRILRDNPLYYTRNIDVVSYENGVKENFNQEGRAVAAALWDYYSNGCSIRLLNPQTYDQKVHLLLATLQEYFGTMMGANTYLTPPGSQGFAPHYDDIEAFVVQLEGRKHWKLYKPQGADVLARDSSPNLDRDILGPPFMEVTLNAGDLLYFPRGTIHEGCTDPDSHSFHITVSVYQHTAYADLLEHVLPDALKRAAFEDVEFRKGLPLNYLKHVGCVNGAKDTPQRAEIVQNVKKLIASLSHYVDVDRAADKMGKNFMHDAMPPILTKQEVMFTSKGDGDYMKNGKVYNRVEIGLDTQVRLLRYYCLRVVNENDKVSKIYYSTDNAKVYHGEEAQWLEIDNELVPILEKMQSIYPEFIEVEQLPIKDDTAKVQLVADLWEKGLLVTKGPLAAFSGEEDSDYDVDEWHSDTIELEVT, encoded by the exons atggcAGAAAATGGGGCTGCCCCATTGTCAGCTTTCGCAGTGTAcaagcaacaacaacaacagcagcaGCAGAATAAGTCTTCGCCGAAACCGAAGAAGCGTAAACAGAAAGAAGTCACAGTTACATCAGTTAGGAAGAAGAAGGTGCCAAAACCTAGTGTGACAAGCGACGATGACGAGGAAATACCTCAGTTGGTTGAAATACCGGTAAAAATGAAACCGGGCCCATCGGCAAACCATGTGAAcaatgaaaacaaatcaaaaccGAAAGGTGTTCTGAAACTGAACACTGAACAGAACACTAAGGTTAAGCAAAGTAAAAAGGCTTCTAAAAAGAccttgaaaaagaaaataaaattaaaagtgagCAAAGTTAATGGGCACAAAAGCAGTCCAGAAAAACCTTTAGACTGTTTAACTGAATCAGCAAAACTGTTCAGATGGTTTATAAATCCTATTCCACCTGATGTGTTCTTCAACGAATTTTGGGAGAAGGAAGCAATCTTTATAGAAAGGGGTGCCAAAAACTACTACACTCACCTTTTAACCACTGAAAGGTTAGACAGGATCCTAAGGGACAATCCATTGTATTATACAAGGAATATAGATgttgtttcttatgaaaacGGCGTTAAAGAAAACTTCAATCAAGAGGGCAGAGCTGTTGCGGCCGCCCTTTGGGACTATTATTCAAATGGTTGCAGCATCAGGCTCCTCAATCCTCAGACATATGATCAGAAGGTCCACCTGCTCTTGGCCACTCTGCAGGAATACTTTGGCACCATGATGGGTGCGAATACATACCTAACACCACCTGGAAGTCAAGGTTTTGCTCCACATTATGATGACATCGAAGCTTTTGTAGTGCAACTTGAGGGTAGAAAACACTGGAAACTCTACAAACCTCA AGGTGCAGACGTCTTAGCCCGTGATTCCAGCCCGAACTTGGACCGCGACATCCTCGGCCCCCCCTTCATGGAGGTGACTCTGAACGCCGGCGACCTGTTATACTTCCCTCGGGGCACCATCCACGAGGGCTGCACCGACCCGGACTCACACTCCTTCCACATCACAGTTTCGGTGTACCAGCACACCGCGTACGCCGACCTGCTCGAGCATGTGTTGCCGGACGCGCTCAAGAGGGCCGCTTTCGAGGACGTGGAGTTCAGGAAGGGCTTGCCGCTAAACTATCTGAAGCACGTGGGATGCGTAAACGGCGCCAAAGACACGCCGCAACGGGCTGAAATCGTTCAGAATGTTAAGAAGTTGATTGCCAGTCTGTCACACTATGTGGATGTGGATAGGGCTGCTGATAAAATGGGCAAGAACTTTATGCATGATGCCATGCCCCCCATTTTGACCAAGCAGGAAGTCATGTTTACGTCTAAAGGCGACGGAGATTACATGAAGAACGGCAAAGTTTACAACAGAGTTGAGATTGGTTTAGATACGCAGGTCCGCTTGTTGCGGTACTACTGTTTGCGTGTAGTCAATGAAAACGACAAGGTGTCTAAGATTTACTACTCGACTGACAATGCTAAGGTGTACCATGGTGAAGAGGCACAGTGGCTTGAAATCGACAATGAATTGGTTCCCATTCTAGAGAAGATGCAGTCAATATATCCGGAATTCATAGAGGTGGAGCAATTGCCCATTAAAGATGATACTGCTAAAGTCCAACTAGTGGCTGATCTTTGGGAGAAAGGTTTGTTGGTTACAAAAGGACCATTGGCAGCTTTCAGCGGAGAAGAGGACAGTGATTATGACGTGGACGAGTGGCATAGTGACACCATTGAGTTGGaggttacttaa